Part of the Coriobacteriia bacterium genome, ACGACATCTCGGGCCAGATCGTCACCGCACTCATCTCGTCCTCGGGTGCCACCGTGGCGAAGTGGACCTACGACGCCTGGGGAAACCCCACCGAGTACAACGCAAGCGGTACGCAAGTGGCAGTAGGCACGGCGGGCAACCCCTTCCTCTATGCCTCCTACTACTTTGACACCGAGACCTCGCACTACTATCTCCAGGCACGCTACTACGATTCGGCCACCGGCCGCTTCCTCTCCATGGACCCGGACCCGGGCAAAGCGACCGACCGGCTCTCACTTAACCCCTACATCTACTGCTCAAACGACGCGGTCAACAGCATCGATCCCAACGGGCACGGTTTCTGGAGCTGGGCGAAAAAGGCGGTAAACACCGTCGTCAACGCCGTCAGGACGGTCGTGAACCGCGTCGTGCGCGCCATCACCAACGTCGTGACACGCGTCAAGGAGGAAGTGCGGGAGGCCGTCGGTGACGTCGGGGAGGCCATCGGCGAGGCCTGGAGCGCGGCACAGGAAGCGGGAGCTGAGATGGCACGGGCGGCAGAGGCCGCCGCGATCGCCGAACGCGAGGCGGCAGAAGCTGCTGCTGCCGCACGCGCCGAGAGGGCTGAGGCCTTCAAGGCCGAGGTCAAGAAGGCAGGCCAAGCACTGAAGCGCGGTGCCGAGTGGCTCGGCAGCGAGGAAGGCCTTGCCACCGTCAAGAAAGGTCTGCTGACGGCAGGCACGGTGGTGGGGGTTGCGGCCCTGATCGTCGGATGCGTGGCATCCGGAGGGTTGCTTGCGGCCGGGCTGGTTGTGGCAGGTGCGGGGCTTGGCGTCGCGGCTGGCGCCGTAAGTGCGGTCCAATACGGGAAGGGCTACATCAGCGGC contains:
- a CDS encoding RHS repeat-associated core domain-containing protein, with product MAKWTYDAWGNPTEYNASGTQVAVGTAGNPFLYASYYFDTETSHYYLQARYYDSATGRFLSMDPDPGKATDRLSLNPYIYCSNDAVNSIDPNGHGFWSWAKKAVNTVVNAVRTVVNRVVRAITNVVTRVKEEVREAVGDVGEAIGEAWSAAQEAGAEMARAAEAAAIAEREAAEAAAAARAERAEAFKAEVKKAGQALKRGAEWLGSEEGLATVKKGLLTAGTVVGVAALIVGCVASGGLLAAGLVVAGAGLGVAAGAVSAVQYGKGYISGGEFALDIAGAVMSVGGLGAAAKTLGAVRAAGGLGEALLGEGRAVASGLGGLAKSGASRIRSLVTNLRRGSGETAATGQGFESFDDVKKAVGSPGQDREWHHIVEQSQIKKSGFNPSQIHNTDNLLSLDKGTHHKISGYYSSKDRNLSSTMIVRDWLAGQSFQDQYEFGIDVLKRFGAI